GTCAGGTTGTCGGGAAGATGGCCGGGACTGATGATCTCGATTCGATCGTCAAAGATAAACAGGCGAATCGGGGCACTGACCAGATAATCCCGATGGACCAAAGCGTTGACCAGCAGTTCCTCGAAAACCGCCTCGGGGATCTCCGCCAACCCCGGTGCGTTAACACCTCGTCCGGCCTGCACCTTGTGTAAGTTGCGCATGACAAAGGCCAGTGCCCCCTCAAAGAGCTTCGGCAGAGGACCGGAAAAATCCTCGGTATCCAGATAATCGGTGGCGTGGATCTTGTTGCCAGGATATCGAATCGCCTTGACCACAAACTGAGGCACGATCCACTCAGGCTGCTCGGCAAAAAGAAGCACCCCCGCCAGGTTTAACACGCCATCGTCTGTAGCGAGGTTCATGTTTTGGAGCAGTCGGGTCAACTCAGCTGGTGAATCGGGATAGTCCATTTTGTAGACATCCCTCAGAAAATCCCGAAAACGTAGCTTGTCCATCCTGTCGATGCCCGCCTTCGTTGGCAATTCGTCGGCGTGGAACTGGTTGGTAATCTGAAAAAGGCGGCGCAGCTCCTCCTTGGAGTTCACCCGCCGTTTGTCCGCCCCAGCCTTTAACCAGATCACTCCGTTTTTGTCGAAGTATGGCTTGTCGATGCCCTTGGGAACGGTCAAAACAATAGCGATACGACCGTTCTCCAGAGCCACATTCTCGGTCAAAACCGCTAAGGGACTATGGACCAGATGGCTTGCGGCGTTGCTGATTAGCTGGTTGACGCGCCCCACATCCTGAGCTGAAAGCCCTGGCATCGAGCCATCATCGGCCACACCGATAAATATGATGCCGCCATTGGTGTTGGCAAAGGCAGCCATCTCCGACGCTAGAGAGTCGGCATTTTTTATATCCACCTTGAACTGTCGGGATGAGTCCTCTCCAAGAACAATTTGTGTTAGCAATTCTTCCAGGTTCATCCATATCACCCCCACGTCAACTCAACGTTCATAACAACACCAACCTAGCCGACCACCATAGCAACGAACCGGAAACAGAGGAGACCCATAAGATATATCATCCATATAGCCCCAAATGTCAAGGGCTATTTCAGAGTTATCCCGACCTAGACCTGAACTCCCTCTAAAAGCTCAAAGACCCTCTCGGTCATCTCGCCGAAGCCCTTGCAGGAGCGGCTTCTTGGCCTGTCGAAGGGGACGTCGATGGTCTCCACGACCCTACCGGGGTGGGCGGACATCACCACTATCCTGTCCGCAAGGTATATGGCCTCGGCGAACTTCTCCAGGCCGACCCGGGCCAGATAGTCCATGGCGAGCTCCCTTCGATCCTCGAACCTCATACCGTTGAACTCGGGGCCTAGAGCCACATTATCCACGACGGACCTCCAGGGCAGAAGGGAATATTCCTGAAAGACCATGCCTCTCTCACGGCCAGGGCCTTTTACAGGGCTTCCCTTGTAGAGCACCGAGCCGGATGTGGCGACCTCAAGGCCCGCCACTATCCTGAGCCAGGTCGATTTGCCGCATCCCGATGGGCCCAGGAGACAGACGAACTCTTTGTCGAACACCTTGAAGTCCACCCCGTCCAGGGCACAGAAGACCTCCCCGTGATCGGACTTGAAGTCCTTCCTCAGGTTCGACGTCTCAAGAAGGGGAGTCATCGGGAGAGCCTCTGCCAGGAGAAATAACGATCCTCGAAGAACCGAAACGTCCCGTCTATGACTATGCCTATCATGCCTATGCTTATCATACCAGCCATCACTATATCGGTCCCGGCCACAGTGTAGGCGTGGGTTATGAGATAGCCGACGCCGGAGATGCTGCCTGGCATCATCTCCGCTGCGACGAGGCACATCCAGGCCCCTCCCAGCCCGAGCCTCATCCCGGTAACGATGGACGGAGCTGCGGCGGGCAGCAGGATCTTAAGGAAAATATCCCGCTCCGAGGCCCCCAGGACCCTGGCTG
This is a stretch of genomic DNA from Dethiosulfovibrio salsuginis. It encodes these proteins:
- a CDS encoding RNA-binding domain-containing protein — encoded protein: MNLEELLTQIVLGEDSSRQFKVDIKNADSLASEMAAFANTNGGIIFIGVADDGSMPGLSAQDVGRVNQLISNAASHLVHSPLAVLTENVALENGRIAIVLTVPKGIDKPYFDKNGVIWLKAGADKRRVNSKEELRRLFQITNQFHADELPTKAGIDRMDKLRFRDFLRDVYKMDYPDSPAELTRLLQNMNLATDDGVLNLAGVLLFAEQPEWIVPQFVVKAIRYPGNKIHATDYLDTEDFSGPLPKLFEGALAFVMRNLHKVQAGRGVNAPGLAEIPEAVFEELLVNALVHRDYLVSAPIRLFIFDDRIEIISPGHLPDNLTVEKIRSGNSNIRNPILVSYIAKGLLPYHGLGSGIKRALEKWPRIDFTDDHDGSLFTVTVYRKSVDELELADVRGVTGQIDNLSGHVDLINDLLNMLRSDPSAGYAELAEWLEVSEATIKRNIQKLKREHRIHRIGSKKTGHWQVIE
- a CDS encoding ABC transporter ATP-binding protein translates to MTPLLETSNLRKDFKSDHGEVFCALDGVDFKVFDKEFVCLLGPSGCGKSTWLRIVAGLEVATSGSVLYKGSPVKGPGRERGMVFQEYSLLPWRSVVDNVALGPEFNGMRFEDRRELAMDYLARVGLEKFAEAIYLADRIVVMSAHPGRVVETIDVPFDRPRSRSCKGFGEMTERVFELLEGVQV